One Candidatus Scalindua japonica genomic region harbors:
- a CDS encoding DegT/DnrJ/EryC1/StrS family aminotransferase produces the protein MNIPVFDLKRQYKYLKTELDNAFTNVFDSGTFVLGENVRMFEVEFANYLGAEFAIGVGSGTEALHLSLKACDIGPGDEVITVPNTAVPTISAISFAGARPVLIDVTPDTYTIDTKKIEKKITNKTKAILPVHMYGHSSEMEQIKKLAEAYNLRIIEDACQAHCAQYNSRNVGTYGDMGCFSFYPTKNLGAYGDGGMIVTNDEEFYNRLIMLRNYGEVKKFTSQIEGFNSRLDELQAAVLRVKLKHLQTWTNRRREIAMLYQQLLFNSNVQLPCERQWAKHVYHLFVIRTNRRDALREYLQERGVGTQIHYPIPIHMQEAYKKLGYQEGDFPMSERNAGEILSLPIYPELTTEEIETVAGLITEFQGAT, from the coding sequence ATGAATATCCCGGTTTTTGACCTAAAAAGACAATATAAATATTTGAAGACGGAACTGGACAACGCCTTTACCAATGTTTTCGACAGCGGAACTTTTGTACTGGGAGAAAACGTCAGAATGTTTGAAGTAGAATTTGCAAACTATCTTGGTGCCGAATTTGCCATTGGAGTGGGTTCCGGTACGGAAGCGCTGCATCTTTCCCTGAAGGCTTGTGATATTGGACCCGGAGACGAAGTGATCACCGTTCCAAATACTGCAGTCCCTACTATATCCGCCATCTCATTTGCGGGAGCCAGACCAGTACTTATTGACGTTACTCCGGATACCTATACAATAGACACAAAAAAGATAGAGAAGAAAATTACAAATAAAACGAAGGCGATTCTACCTGTACATATGTATGGACACTCATCTGAGATGGAGCAGATAAAGAAATTGGCGGAAGCGTACAACTTAAGAATAATTGAAGATGCATGTCAGGCCCACTGCGCACAATATAACAGCAGAAATGTCGGCACCTACGGCGATATGGGTTGCTTCAGTTTCTATCCCACAAAGAACCTTGGCGCTTACGGTGATGGAGGGATGATCGTTACAAATGATGAAGAGTTCTATAACAGACTCATAATGCTCAGAAATTACGGTGAAGTAAAAAAATTCACATCACAAATTGAGGGATTCAATTCCCGGCTAGATGAATTACAGGCAGCCGTCCTTAGAGTCAAATTAAAACATTTACAGACATGGACGAACAGACGCAGGGAAATAGCAATGCTCTATCAGCAATTACTCTTTAATTCAAATGTACAGCTTCCCTGTGAAAGGCAATGGGCAAAGCACGTATACCATCTATTTGTTATAAGGACAAATAGAAGAGATGCTCTCAGGGAATATCTCCAGGAGCGTGGAGTCGGCACACAGATACACTATCCGATCCCGATTCATATGCAGGAAGCGTATAAGAAACTCGGATATCAGGAGGGAGACTTTCCTATGAGCGAAAGGAATGCGGGAGAGATATTATCTTTACCTATTTACCCGGAACTGACAACAGAAGAGATCGAAACAGTTGCCGGTTTAATTACAGAG